AATAGTTGTGTTAATAGTTTTACATAAGGTGTCTCACCACAACCAGCACAAGCACCGGAAAACTCAAACAACGGTTCTAGTAGTTGCTGCTGGCGAATTTGGTTAAGTTTTAACTTAGTTCTATCAGGGTTGGGTAAACTCAAGAAGAATTGCCAGTTTTTCCGCTCCTGTTCTCGCAAAGGTAACTGCTGTGCCATGTTAATGGCTTTAAGTGAAGGTTCGGCTTTATTTTTGGCGGGACAGACATTGACACAGACCTCACAACCTGTACAGTCTTCCGGTGCTACTTGGATAGTAAATTTTTGCTGGGCAAAGTCTTTATCCTTTGCATCCACCGACTTAAATGTAGATGGTGCATTCTCCAACTCACTGGGCTGATATACCTTAGCGCGAATTGCCCCATGTGGACAAACCATCACACATTTACTGCACTGTACGCAGACATCCTCATCCCAAACAGGTATTTCTTCCGCAACGTTCCGCTTCTCCCATTTAGCCGTACCTGTCGGAAATGTCCCATCTGGTGGTAGTGTACTTACAGGTAAGTCATCACCTTGCCACACCATGATTTTTCCCAGAACGTCCCGCACAAACTTAGGGGCGCTGGTGGGAAAGGGAAGGTTAGATGGGAATGTTTCTTCATCTATCCATTTCCCTTTTTCCTCAAGAGGAACTTTGACTTGGTGCAAATTCTCTAAGGTTTGGTCAACCGCTTGTAAATTCATGCGGACAACTTCCGCCCCTTTCTTACCATAAGTCTTTTCAATCGCTTGTTTAATTTTGGCGATCGCGTGCTCCTGTGGCAATACTCCCGCTAAAGCAAAGAAGCACACCTGCATAATTGTGTTAATACGTCCACCCATCCCACTATTACGGGCGACTTGGTTAGCATTGATGACGTAGAGTTTGATTTGCTTATCAAGAATTTGCTGCTGTACTTTTGCGGGTAAATTTGACCAAACAGTATCCGCATCATGAGGACTATTTAACAATATAGTCGCCCCTTGTGCAGCAGCTTTTAAAACTTCGATACGTTCCAAAAAGCCCCAGTGATGACAACCAATAAAATTGGCTTGGTCAATTAAGTAAGTCGAACGAATTGGTTCCGGCCCAAAGCGCAGGTGCGAAACTGTCATTGAGCCAGATTTTTTGGAGTCGTAGACAAAGTAACCTTGGGCGTAATTGTCTGTTCCTTCGCCAATAATCTTGATGGAGTTTTTATTCGCCCCGACTGTACCATCAGAACCCAAGCCGTAAAACATCGCCCGCACTACATTATCAGGTTCCGTTGAGAAACTAGGGTCATATTCCAGGGATGTGTGCGTTACATCATCATGAATACCGATAGTAAAATGATTCTTCGGCGTAGCTTGTGCCAAATTATCAAACACAGCCTTCACCATCGCCGGAGTAAATTCCTTTGAGGACAGCCCGTAACGACCACCAACTATTGATTTTAGATTTTGGATTTGAGATTTTGGATTTGCTTCATGGATAGCTGTTACGACATCCAAATACAACGGTTCCCCGGCGCTTCCTGGTTCCTTGGTGCGGTCGAGGACTGCGATCGCCTGTACACTCTTAGGTAAAGCCTGGATAAATCTCTCGACATCGAAGGGGCGGAATAGTCTTACTTTGAGAACTCCTACTTTTTCCCCAAGGGCGTTAAGATAATTTACTGTCTCATGTACTGTTTCACAACCGGAACCCATGAGAATAATCACGCGATCGGCATCACTCGCGCCGTGGTATTCATATAGTTGATAATATCTGCCTGTACGTTCCCCGAATTTATCCATAATGCTTTGGACAATTTCAGGACAAGCATTATAGTAAGGATTCGCACCTTCGCGGGCTTGGAAAAAGACATCAGGGTTTTGGGCTGTACCCCGCAATAGTGGACTTTCGGGGGTCAGGGCGCGGGCGCGGTGGGCGAATACTTTCTCTTCGTTGATGAGCGATCGCAAATCATTATCTGATAATAATTGCACTTTCTGCACTTCGTGGGAAGTACGAAAGCCATCAAAGTAGTGCAGAAATGATACCCTAGTCTCTAAAGTAGCTGCATGAGCGATGAAAGCGAAATCATGAGTTTCCTGCACCGAAGCCGAACACAACATGGCAAACCCAGTACCACGGGCGGCCATCACATCACTATGGTCGCCAAAAATTGATAGGGCGTGGGTAGCCAAGGAACGGGCTGCAACGTGAACTACAGTGCTTGTCAGTTCACCTCCAATTTTGTAGAGGTTGGGTATCATCAACAACAGCCCTTGGGAAGCAGTAAAGGTTGTACTTAAAGAACCCGTTTGTAAAGCCCCATGCACAGCCGCCGCCGCACCGCCTTCACTCTGCATTTGTACCACACTGGGAACTGTACCCCACAAGTTAGGACGACCTTCCGCCGCCCAAGCATCAGCCCATTCACCCATTGCCGAAGAGGGGGTGATAGGATAGATGGCAATTACTTCATTTAATTTATAAGCAACACGGGAAACAGCCTCATTCCCGTCGATAGTTGCAAAGGTTTGGCTCATAGTCTGCTGGTTGTCCTAGTCTCTATGTACTTTCAACATGTGGAGACAGAAGAATTAATAGCAATTTAAAATTCAAAAAGTTAGATAATTAATTCTGATGAATTGATATCAGTGGTTTACATCAAATTTGTAAAGTAATTATGTATAAAAATGAATATTGACTGCGGCTATTAATTCAACTGTTTAAAAATACTCCACATCTGAGTATTGCATCCACAATACTTTATATATATACAATCTATTAAAAATGTACTCTTTTCATCAAGATATTAATTAATAAGCTTTTTAGAACATTTATCATCTTCTCTGGGGTAGAGGTTCTAGCATTCCTCTGTGTTTCCGTATTTCTGTGTTTAAAATACTGCATCTTTTTGGCTTTGAGGAGTGTAAATTATGTCTTTTTAATTGTATTTTCTTGTCAAAAAAATATACTCTATTACCCAGCCAACTTATATATTAATAGTTAGTAAATATCTAAAATTCCAGTTTCTCTAAGCTGCATCAACAACATCTAAGGAAAAAAAATTACTCAAAATCAAGGATTTTCTCAGATGAAATTACTTCCTCGTTATGCTCGTATTGTTTTACAAGCTAGTCTTTGTGTTACAAGTTTTATTAGCTTTGCCACTTTTAAATTTACTCCAGCATCAGCACAAGATGTAACAGTAACACCAACAATACCTACGTTTACAGTAGAAAAAGGAGGATTTTCGGGTGTCATAACATATATTACTCCTAGTGCTTATGTTAGTTCTATTGCGGCTGAGAAAGTTTCTCCATCTGGAACTTATTTAGCAGGAGTTGACGGCTACGGTACATATATAGTCAAAGGATCTGCATATATTGATCCCATAACTCATCTATCAGTCCCGACCATAATACTCTTTACCGGCCCCACATTACCACTTCCAGCCGCAGTAGCAAATCCTGTAGCAACTGCAATAGGTAATAAACTACTTTACGGCAACCTAACATTGGATGAATACACAGCCATAATTAGGTCTGTTACTCCTGGTTTATTTTAGAAAAATACTGA
Above is a genomic segment from Nostoc sp. MS1 containing:
- the nifJ gene encoding pyruvate:ferredoxin (flavodoxin) oxidoreductase — translated: MSQTFATIDGNEAVSRVAYKLNEVIAIYPITPSSAMGEWADAWAAEGRPNLWGTVPSVVQMQSEGGAAAAVHGALQTGSLSTTFTASQGLLLMIPNLYKIGGELTSTVVHVAARSLATHALSIFGDHSDVMAARGTGFAMLCSASVQETHDFAFIAHAATLETRVSFLHYFDGFRTSHEVQKVQLLSDNDLRSLINEEKVFAHRARALTPESPLLRGTAQNPDVFFQAREGANPYYNACPEIVQSIMDKFGERTGRYYQLYEYHGASDADRVIILMGSGCETVHETVNYLNALGEKVGVLKVRLFRPFDVERFIQALPKSVQAIAVLDRTKEPGSAGEPLYLDVVTAIHEANPKSQIQNLKSIVGGRYGLSSKEFTPAMVKAVFDNLAQATPKNHFTIGIHDDVTHTSLEYDPSFSTEPDNVVRAMFYGLGSDGTVGANKNSIKIIGEGTDNYAQGYFVYDSKKSGSMTVSHLRFGPEPIRSTYLIDQANFIGCHHWGFLERIEVLKAAAQGATILLNSPHDADTVWSNLPAKVQQQILDKQIKLYVINANQVARNSGMGGRINTIMQVCFFALAGVLPQEHAIAKIKQAIEKTYGKKGAEVVRMNLQAVDQTLENLHQVKVPLEEKGKWIDEETFPSNLPFPTSAPKFVRDVLGKIMVWQGDDLPVSTLPPDGTFPTGTAKWEKRNVAEEIPVWDEDVCVQCSKCVMVCPHGAIRAKVYQPSELENAPSTFKSVDAKDKDFAQQKFTIQVAPEDCTGCEVCVNVCPAKNKAEPSLKAINMAQQLPLREQERKNWQFFLSLPNPDRTKLKLNQIRQQQLLEPLFEFSGACAGCGETPYVKLLTQLFGDRAVVANATGCSSIYGGNLPTTPWTKNAEGRGPAWSNSLFEDNAEFGFGYRLSLDKQAEFAAELLQQFSAEVGDQLVGSILNAEQKTEADIWEQRQRITLLRQKLDNIQTLDSNLKSKIQNLKSLADYLVKKSVWIIGGDGWAYDIDFHGIDHVLASGRNVNILVMDTEVYSNTGGQSSKATPRAAVAKFAASGKPAPKKDLGLMAMTYNNVYVASVALGAKDDQTLKAFLEAEAFDGPSLIIAYSHCIAHGINMATGMQHQKTLVDSGRWLLYRYNPLLQQQGKNPLQLDMRSPTQSVEQSMYQETRFKMLTKSKPQLAKQLLEQAQAEVDARWQMYQYLANR